One genomic region from Fictibacillus marinisediminis encodes:
- the proB gene encoding glutamate 5-kinase produces MNLSTTKNKRIVVKIGSSSLTSRHGEISRRKLERLVDEIVMLKDEGHEVLLVSSGAVAAGYRKLGCLARPTSLPEKQAAASIGQGLLMEAYSERFLSHGYTASQILITRSDFSDRKRYNNARNTINVLLDRGIVPIINENDTITVERLKFGDNDTLSAKVSGLVNADQLLILSDIDGLYTDDPRSNPDAKLLEEVYEITPEIEASAGESGSEVGTGGMRSKIDAVKIAMASGIPSFLGDAAIPHIIYNAVQETAKGTYFTPKDDSENLDVRRQWIAFHSGPEGEIIVSNEAKDEIAEHKSLYPDGIEYVEGYFKKGAVVRIKDLDGLQIGVGVSNYSSRQLIKIKGHSNDEIADIIDVDPQEAIHNADLVCHTQLAVPLLS; encoded by the coding sequence TTGAATTTATCTACTACTAAAAATAAACGAATTGTGGTAAAAATCGGATCAAGTTCACTGACAAGCAGGCATGGAGAAATCAGCCGCAGAAAATTGGAACGGCTGGTCGACGAGATTGTCATGCTTAAAGATGAAGGACATGAAGTACTGCTTGTTTCTTCTGGCGCTGTGGCAGCCGGCTACAGAAAGCTCGGCTGTCTTGCGAGACCAACTTCTCTTCCTGAAAAACAAGCTGCAGCATCGATCGGCCAAGGGCTGCTAATGGAAGCTTATTCTGAACGATTCCTATCCCATGGCTATACGGCTTCACAAATCCTGATTACGAGAAGTGATTTTTCTGACCGAAAACGATACAACAACGCGCGCAATACGATAAACGTATTATTGGATCGCGGCATCGTTCCTATTATAAATGAAAATGACACGATTACCGTTGAACGTCTGAAGTTCGGTGATAACGACACCCTTTCAGCAAAAGTATCAGGGCTTGTAAATGCCGATCAGCTGCTGATTTTGTCAGACATCGACGGGTTATATACAGATGACCCAAGAAGCAATCCAGACGCAAAGCTTTTAGAAGAAGTATATGAGATCACACCAGAAATTGAAGCTTCAGCCGGTGAGTCCGGAAGCGAGGTCGGAACCGGCGGCATGCGTTCTAAGATAGATGCAGTCAAGATTGCGATGGCATCGGGCATACCTTCATTTTTAGGGGATGCAGCAATACCCCACATTATCTATAATGCGGTTCAGGAAACAGCCAAAGGAACGTACTTTACACCAAAAGACGATTCAGAAAACCTGGATGTCAGAAGACAGTGGATTGCTTTTCATTCCGGTCCTGAAGGAGAAATTATTGTATCGAATGAAGCAAAAGACGAGATTGCAGAACACAAAAGCCTGTATCCTGACGGCATTGAATATGTAGAAGGCTATTTTAAAAAAGGTGCCGTTGTGCGAATTAAAGATTTGGACGGCTTACAGATCGGCGTAGGTGTCAGCAATTATTCTTCAAGACAGCTGATCAAGATTAAAGGGCATTCCAATGACGAGATCGCGGACATTATCGATGTTGATCCGCAAGAAGCCATTCATAATGCTGATCTTGTGTGCCACACCCAGTTAGCTGTACCACTATTATCTTAA
- a CDS encoding DHA2 family efflux MFS transporter permease subunit — MSIYLTGYVILCVILLLTVNYMAIRSKRKKQAEDTELITERASGHPEESNILIDETLEDTAISEPALEYVTSAAEQQAEERSLQRTESVKKDEPIHVGKILTVLMLGAFIAILNQTLLNVAIPHIMNDLNVSANTVQWISTGYMLVNGVCIPITAYLIEKFGTRTLFITAMLLFTAGAVICSLSASFGMLMAGRVVQAVGAGIIMPLMMTIFLTVFPIEKRGQAMGTMGIAMLFAPAIGPTLSGYIVENYSWRLLFDIIIPFGVIDLIIAFVWMKDVIKKSSPKFDFPGFLFSTLGFGFLLYGFSEAGNKGWTSSIVLSSIIIGIISLVAFTFRELTTDKPMLDLRVFKYDVFALTTVISMIINMAMFAAMILLPIYLQNIRGFTPFESGLLLLPGAIIMGIMSPISGALFDRIGARPLAIVGLTITFITTWAFSHLSTDTTYGHILFLYVSRMFGMSFLMMTVMTAGMNQLPRHLNSHGTATSNTMRQVAGSLGTAFLVTVFSNRQEYHMADYSNVVTSANPYIADKLSALGQGLAQMAGLPGGAGSSLGVQVIYGTAAKQAAIDGINDSFMVATGIAVIALILSFFIKRVIPPTK; from the coding sequence ATGTCAATCTATTTAACAGGTTACGTCATCCTATGCGTTATTCTTTTGCTGACCGTTAACTATATGGCCATCCGTTCAAAACGCAAAAAACAGGCTGAAGATACCGAACTGATTACGGAAAGGGCATCGGGGCATCCGGAAGAATCCAATATTCTCATTGATGAGACCCTCGAGGATACAGCTATTTCAGAACCTGCTCTTGAGTATGTTACTTCTGCAGCTGAACAGCAAGCAGAAGAGCGTTCGCTTCAGCGGACGGAAAGCGTTAAAAAAGATGAGCCGATTCACGTTGGCAAGATACTTACCGTGCTTATGCTCGGTGCCTTCATCGCCATCTTGAACCAAACGCTGCTGAATGTAGCCATTCCGCATATCATGAACGATTTGAACGTCTCTGCCAACACCGTGCAGTGGATCTCAACAGGCTATATGCTCGTTAACGGTGTGTGTATACCGATCACCGCTTATCTCATTGAAAAGTTTGGAACGCGGACGTTATTTATTACTGCCATGTTACTTTTTACAGCCGGAGCGGTCATCTGCTCGCTTTCCGCATCCTTTGGTATGCTGATGGCGGGAAGGGTTGTTCAGGCTGTAGGAGCCGGAATCATCATGCCGTTGATGATGACCATATTCCTTACTGTTTTCCCTATCGAAAAACGCGGCCAGGCGATGGGTACCATGGGGATTGCCATGCTGTTTGCCCCAGCCATCGGCCCTACGCTCTCCGGATATATCGTTGAAAACTATTCTTGGAGACTTTTATTTGATATCATTATTCCTTTTGGTGTGATCGATCTTATTATCGCCTTTGTCTGGATGAAGGACGTTATAAAGAAATCAAGCCCTAAGTTTGATTTCCCGGGGTTCCTTTTCTCCACACTCGGTTTTGGATTCTTGCTCTACGGATTCAGTGAAGCCGGAAATAAAGGCTGGACCAGCAGCATCGTCCTTTCTAGCATTATCATTGGTATCATTTCTCTTGTCGCTTTCACCTTTAGAGAGCTGACCACAGACAAACCGATGCTCGACTTGAGAGTTTTTAAATATGATGTATTTGCCTTAACAACCGTTATCAGCATGATCATTAACATGGCCATGTTTGCCGCCATGATCCTGCTTCCCATCTATCTGCAGAACATCAGAGGATTCACACCTTTTGAATCCGGGCTTTTACTGCTCCCTGGAGCAATCATCATGGGAATCATGTCTCCGATTTCAGGAGCGCTGTTTGACCGAATCGGAGCAAGACCTCTGGCGATCGTCGGATTAACCATTACCTTTATCACAACGTGGGCCTTCAGCCACCTGTCAACAGATACAACGTATGGACATATCTTGTTCCTGTATGTCTCCCGTATGTTCGGCATGTCATTCTTGATGATGACTGTTATGACAGCAGGAATGAACCAGCTGCCGCGGCACTTAAACAGCCACGGAACAGCCACTTCCAATACGATGCGCCAGGTTGCGGGGTCACTCGGTACAGCTTTTCTCGTTACTGTGTTCTCCAACCGCCAGGAGTATCACATGGCGGACTATTCCAATGTAGTGACGAGCGCAAATCCATACATTGCGGATAAGCTTTCAGCGCTCGGGCAAGGACTTGCTCAGATGGCAGGATTACCTGGGGGAGCAGGAAGTTCACTTGGGGTTCAAGTGATCTATGGAACAGCAGCTAAACAAGCAGCCATCGACGGAATCAATGATTCGTTTATGGTCGCGACCGGAATCGCTGTTATCGCCCTCATCCTTTCCTTCTTCATCAAACGGGTCATCCCGCCAACAAAATAA